In one window of Zingiber officinale cultivar Zhangliang chromosome 11A, Zo_v1.1, whole genome shotgun sequence DNA:
- the LOC122031079 gene encoding uncharacterized protein LOC122031079 isoform X4, with product MGFRENLDFYLKMSRKELQQLCKQHDLPANTSHAILANSLASHFQKRNAVLADSLEKSVNFMDGSSKKLFASEPITKKTVPCPDELTTGNRRLFCQLGSKSEINGPTDSIMNEKPETVTKVLCPLWPVNSKEQKCIQGAVPCGHSRPHEYSMESALVSGNEISTRSPPFQFFVMSEGGIDLFVDLNSSPLELINSLKENVCVHQNTQYHESMAPPEYISNSPEVDEHMKITPSVDTGMNLNGIEVEKNTGCTNSSLSSVVSENSNSEAYPPDTTAATSGSFFLVSNTVPVGSLGFLEENQVVSSSCAAYTVQNHLASHMASCPPEGQETAIVSFAMVRSNASLPVMPLQSVSNMDNGVNNPVTVGVEVETLYDTVSDVADKDNLTTRKEISDNIDTLDYVHQKNHGGASESFTGFKNEQPDNTIFHGRLSNSCQHSGQMILDSPMADAQSEVGTADLPFCRQSCSNCETLVPEEPISMSQDES from the exons AAAAGAAATGCTGTTTTGGCAGATTCACTGGAGAAATCAGTTAATTTTATGGATGGATCTTCTAAGAAGCTATTTGCATCTGAACCAATCACTAAAAAAACAGTTCCTTGCCCTGATGAATTAACCACAG GTAACAGGCGACTATTCTGTCAGCTTGGTAGTAAGAGTGAAATTAACGGTCCCACAGACAGTATTATGAATGAGAAG CCAGAAACTGTAACAAAAGTGTTATGCCCATTATGGCCTGTCAATAGTAAAG AGCAGAAGTGTATTCAGGGTGCTGTTCCATGTGGACATAGTAGACCTCATGAGTACTCAATGGAAAGTGCACTTGTTTCTGGCAATGAAATTTCTACCAGAAGTCCTCCATTTCAATTTTTTGTGATGTCAGAAGGTGGAATAGATTTATTTGTTGACTTGAATTCTAGCCCACTGGAATTGATCAATAGCTTAAAAGAAAATGTCTGTGTTCATCAGAATACACAATATCATGAGTCAATGGCTCCTCCTGAATATATCAGTAATTCACCAGAAGTTGATGAACATATGAAAATTACACCATCAGTTGACACTGGGATGAACCTTAATGGCATTGAAGTTGAGAAGAACACTGGTTGTACAAATTCATCATTGAGTTCTGTTGTCAGCGAGAACAGCAATTCTGAGGCTTATCCACCAGATACCACTGCAGCGACATCTGGATCTTTTTTTTTAGTATCAAACACTGTCCCGGTTGGGTCATTGGGATTTTTGGAGGAAAATCAGGTAGTTTCATCTTCCTGTGCAGCATACACGGTGCAAAACCACTTGGCATCCCACATGGCATCATGCCCCCCTGAAGGGCAAGAGACTGCTATTGTTTCATTTGCAATGGTCAGGAGTAATGCATCACTACCTGTCATGCCTCTTCAATCAGTTTCTAACATGGACAATGGGGTCAATAATCCTGTTACAGTTGGCGTCGAAGTTGAAACTCTATATGATACAGTATCTGATGTTGCTGACAAAGATAACCTtacaacaaggaaagaaatatcAGATAATATAGACACACTTGACTATGTCCATCAAAAAAATCATGGGGGAGCAAGTGAGTCCTTTACAGGTTTTAAAAATGAGCAGCCAGACAACACAATTTTTCATGGGAGATTGTCAAATTCTTGTCAACATAGTGGACAGATGATACTAGATAGTCCAATGGCTGATGCACAATCGGAAGTGGGGACAGCAGATCTTCCTTTCTGTCGGCAATCATGCAGTAATTGTGAAACTTTGGTTCCTGAGGAACCGATATCAATGTCTCAAGATGAATCG